A single region of the Indicator indicator isolate 239-I01 chromosome 3, UM_Iind_1.1, whole genome shotgun sequence genome encodes:
- the TMEM60 gene encoding transmembrane protein 60: MRMSLAQRVLLTWLFTLLFLIMLVLKLDEKAPWNWFLIFIPVWIFDTILLVMLIVKMAGRCKSGFDPRNGSQNLKKKAWYLIAMLLKLAFCLALCAKLQQFTAMKLAYVFIPLWALLIGGMVELGYNIFYVRRD; this comes from the coding sequence ATGAGAATGTCCCTGGCGCAAAGAGTGCTACTGACATGGCTTTTTACCTTACTCTTCCTAATTATGCTGGTGCTGAAGTTGGATGAGAAAGCACCATGGAACTGGTTCCTCATTTTTATTCCAGTCTGGATATTTGATACTATACTTCTAGTTATGTTAATTGTGAAAATGGCTGGACGTTGCAAGTCTGGTTTTGACCCTCGCAATGGCTCCCAGAACCTCAAGAAGAAAGCTTGGTATCTCATTGCAATGCTACTCAAGTTAGCCTTCTGCCTTGCACTCTGTGCTAAGCTGCAGCAGTTCACTGCAATGAAACTAGCCTATGTCTTTATCCCCTTGTGGGCCTTGCTCATTGGAGGGATGGTTGAACTTGGATATAACATCTTCTATGTACGGAGAGACTAA